The sequence below is a genomic window from Lepus europaeus isolate LE1 chromosome 20, mLepTim1.pri, whole genome shotgun sequence.
GTAGACGCTCGTGCAGGCGGGCGCTCGGATGGGGCCTATTGGGAAGAGAGCGGTGTGCTACACACCTGGAGGGGAGCAGACCTGTGTAGCAGCCGCGTGCACGGATGTTCCCGTGGGAGGGCGCACGGGAGCCACCCGCGCTGAATCACATCCGCACGGAGCATGGCTGGATGGACGAATGAATCGGACAGCGGTCTGGATTGGAATACACCTGTTTTGGAAAGACGGCTGCATGGCCCGCCTAGGAAGGGGGCATCCTCGTCGGGGGTTGTTTCTGTAGGGGTCAGGAATCGGCAGAGGGGGCTTGGCTGGAGCAACGCCTGTTGAGGAACATACCTGTGAGGGGAAAGGACCTGTGAAGTCGAGACGGGCAGCACCTGTATGG
It includes:
- the CRB3 gene encoding protein crumbs homolog 3 isoform X2; translated protein: MRRRGGQSPGPRRVTAVAIQCGAHASTLEGGPQCAQTFVLLILPNSVRPCADVPRSPRPGSTPYRCCPSRLHRSFPLTGVFQSRPLSDSFVHPAMLRADVIQRGWLPCALPREHPCTRLLHRSAPLQVCSTPLSSQ